From Rhizobium favelukesii, the proteins below share one genomic window:
- the flgB gene encoding flagellar basal body rod protein FlgB produces MQPIQLFDLASRQAEWLTIRQEVVAGNIANANTPKYRAKDITPFQAALDKSDINMARTNAAHLTGNDLGTKSEIDVKDAALDQEIGVQESGNTVGLAEELSKSGEIKRQYDLNTSLVSSFNRMMLMTVKS; encoded by the coding sequence ATGCAACCGATTCAACTTTTCGACTTGGCCTCGCGGCAGGCCGAATGGCTGACGATCCGTCAGGAGGTTGTGGCCGGCAACATCGCGAACGCGAACACGCCGAAATACCGCGCCAAGGACATCACGCCCTTCCAGGCCGCCCTCGACAAGTCGGACATTAACATGGCGCGTACCAATGCTGCGCACCTGACCGGCAACGATCTGGGCACGAAGAGTGAGATCGACGTCAAGGATGCGGCTCTCGATCAGGAGATCGGCGTCCAGGAATCCGGCAACACGGTCGGCCTTGCCGAAGAACTTTCCAAGTCCGGTGAAATCAAGCGTCAATACGATTTGAACACCTCGCTGGTGAGCTCGTTCAACCGGATGATGCTGATGACGGTGAAGAGCTAA
- the flgC gene encoding flagellar basal body rod protein FlgC: MDPLSAALKIAGSGLEAQSTRLRMVSENIANARSTGDTPGADPYRRKTVTFGEAVDRANGVTTVNVKKLGEDESKFITEYDPSNPAADEKGVVKLPNVNMLVEMADMREANRSYDANLQTIKQSRDLISATIDLLKSQ, encoded by the coding sequence ATGGATCCTCTGTCAGCAGCACTCAAAATCGCGGGATCGGGGCTCGAGGCGCAATCGACGCGCCTGCGCATGGTGTCCGAAAACATTGCCAACGCCCGCTCGACCGGCGACACACCCGGCGCCGATCCCTACCGCCGCAAGACGGTCACCTTCGGGGAAGCCGTGGATCGCGCCAACGGCGTCACCACGGTCAACGTCAAGAAGCTCGGGGAGGATGAATCGAAGTTCATCACCGAATACGACCCCAGCAATCCGGCTGCGGATGAAAAGGGCGTGGTCAAGCTTCCGAACGTCAACATGCTGGTCGAGATGGCCGACATGCGGGAAGCCAACCGCTCCTACGACGCCAACCTGCAGACCATCAAGCAATCCCGCGACCTGATCTCGGCAACGATCGATCTCTTGAAGAGCCAATAA
- a CDS encoding flagellar hook-basal body complex protein FliE has translation MINNVNSVSSLSMTRGLAAIDQDNSTASSAAESAANDGGFGAVLSNVATGALNTLKDAEGMSFAGIKGTATTREVVDAVMQAQQTLQTAIAIRDKVVTAFLDVTRMQM, from the coding sequence ATGATCAACAACGTCAATAGTGTCAGCTCCCTGTCGATGACCCGCGGCCTCGCCGCCATCGATCAAGACAACTCCACGGCCTCCTCCGCTGCAGAAAGCGCGGCAAATGACGGTGGCTTCGGTGCGGTTCTCAGCAACGTTGCCACCGGCGCCCTGAATACCCTGAAGGATGCGGAAGGCATGTCCTTTGCCGGCATCAAGGGCACAGCCACGACGCGTGAAGTCGTCGATGCCGTCATGCAGGCGCAGCAGACCCTTCAGACCGCAATCGCCATTCGCGACAAGGTCGTTACAGCCTTTCTCGACGTCACCCGGATGCAGATGTAA
- the flgG gene encoding flagellar basal-body rod protein FlgG — protein sequence MRALAIAATGMDAQQTNLEVIANNIANINTTGYKRARAEFTDLLYQTERAKGVSNRANQSIVPEGANIGLGVQTSAVRNLHIQGELAQTGNDLDVALIGRGFFQIQAPDGTTLYTRAGAFNKNETGQIVTVDGYLVAPNITIPQGSTQVTISRSGEVSAKLPGNTDPTVLGQLQIADFVNEAGLQPLGDNLFQQTPASGDAVVGTPDEEGFGYMKQGYLESSNVDPVKEITELISAQRAYEMNSKVITTADEMASIVSKNLK from the coding sequence ATGAGAGCGCTTGCCATTGCTGCAACGGGTATGGACGCCCAGCAGACCAATCTTGAAGTCATCGCCAACAACATCGCGAACATCAACACGACGGGCTACAAGCGCGCTCGTGCTGAATTCACGGATCTGCTGTATCAAACCGAGCGGGCAAAGGGCGTCTCCAACCGCGCGAACCAGTCGATCGTACCGGAAGGTGCAAACATCGGTCTCGGCGTTCAGACGTCGGCAGTCCGCAATCTGCACATTCAAGGCGAGCTCGCGCAAACCGGCAACGACCTCGACGTGGCACTTATCGGCCGCGGCTTCTTCCAGATCCAGGCGCCTGACGGCACGACGCTCTACACCCGCGCCGGCGCCTTCAACAAAAACGAGACCGGCCAGATCGTCACCGTGGACGGCTATCTGGTGGCGCCGAACATCACGATCCCGCAGGGTTCGACGCAGGTGACAATCAGCCGTTCGGGCGAAGTTTCGGCGAAGCTGCCGGGCAACACCGATCCGACCGTGCTCGGCCAGCTACAGATCGCCGACTTCGTCAACGAAGCCGGTCTTCAGCCCCTCGGCGACAACCTGTTTCAGCAGACGCCCGCTTCGGGCGATGCCGTCGTCGGCACCCCCGACGAAGAGGGCTTCGGCTACATGAAGCAGGGTTACCTCGAATCGTCGAACGTCGATCCGGTGAAGGAAATCACCGAGCTGATATCGGCGCAACGCGCCTATGAAATGAATTCCAAGGTCATCACCACCGCCGACGAAATGGCCTCCATCGTCAGCAAGAACCTGAAGTAA
- the flgA gene encoding flagellar basal body P-ring formation chaperone FlgA has translation MMFCRVKGILGWGAAAAIAITAFAAPQAAVAAGMGYAVVPTTTIYPGETVSGGQLQEVEVTNPNLRGDYAKSIRQVEGMISKRTLLPGRTISVSALREPFTVTRGSSIRLIFTLGAMTISAAGSPLEDGMTGQLVRVRNMDSGVIVSGTVLADGTIHVAAK, from the coding sequence ATGATGTTTTGCCGGGTCAAAGGTATCCTCGGATGGGGGGCAGCTGCCGCCATTGCGATCACCGCATTTGCCGCGCCGCAGGCAGCAGTCGCTGCCGGCATGGGCTATGCGGTGGTTCCGACAACGACCATCTACCCCGGCGAAACCGTTTCCGGCGGCCAGCTCCAGGAAGTGGAAGTGACCAATCCCAACCTGAGGGGCGATTATGCAAAGTCGATCCGCCAGGTCGAAGGGATGATCTCCAAGCGCACGCTCCTGCCGGGACGCACGATCTCCGTTTCGGCGCTGCGGGAGCCCTTTACCGTGACGCGCGGCTCCTCGATCCGGCTGATCTTCACGCTCGGCGCGATGACGATCTCGGCAGCCGGGTCGCCGCTTGAAGACGGCATGACGGGGCAGCTCGTCCGCGTTCGCAACATGGATTCCGGCGTGATTGTCAGCGGCACCGTGCTCGCCGACGGCACCATACACGTGGCCGCAAAATGA
- a CDS encoding flagellar basal body P-ring protein FlgI has translation MKMLFRLFVALAFLSPNVVAVTPAAAMNSRIKDIASLQAGRDNQLIGYGLIVGLQGSGDGFRASPFTEQSMRAMLQNLGISTQGGQSNAKNTAAVMVTANLPPFASPGSRIDVSVSSLGDATSLRGGTLIMTSLSGADGQIYAVAQGSVVVSGFNAQGQAATVTEGVTTAGRVPGGAIIERELPSRFKDSVNLVLQLRNPDFSTAIRIADVVNGYASARFGGPVAEAKDAQEVIVQKPRTADLTRLMADLENLVVETDTPAKVVVNERTGTIVIGADVRVSPVAVSYGTLTVQVTETPQIIQPEPFSRGVTAVQPQTDIAAQKTGGKVALLNGPDLRTLVAGLNNIGVKPDGIIAILQGIKSAGALQAELVLQ, from the coding sequence ATGAAGATGTTGTTCCGCCTTTTCGTAGCCCTCGCGTTTCTGTCCCCGAACGTTGTCGCCGTCACGCCCGCTGCGGCCATGAACTCGCGCATCAAGGACATTGCCTCCCTGCAGGCGGGACGCGACAACCAGTTGATCGGCTATGGTCTCATCGTCGGCCTCCAGGGCAGCGGCGACGGCTTCCGCGCGTCGCCGTTCACCGAGCAGTCGATGCGCGCGATGCTGCAAAACCTCGGCATCTCCACGCAGGGCGGCCAGTCCAATGCAAAGAACACGGCCGCCGTCATGGTCACGGCCAATCTGCCGCCGTTTGCCAGCCCCGGCAGCCGTATCGATGTCAGCGTCAGTTCGCTGGGTGATGCCACGTCGCTGCGCGGCGGAACGCTGATCATGACGTCGCTGTCGGGCGCCGATGGCCAGATTTACGCAGTCGCACAGGGCTCGGTCGTCGTCTCGGGGTTCAACGCGCAAGGCCAGGCCGCGACCGTGACCGAGGGTGTGACGACGGCCGGACGGGTGCCGGGCGGTGCCATCATCGAACGGGAGCTGCCGTCGCGCTTCAAGGATTCCGTCAATCTCGTTCTGCAGCTGCGAAACCCGGACTTCTCGACGGCCATTCGCATCGCCGATGTCGTCAACGGCTACGCTTCCGCTCGCTTCGGCGGCCCGGTCGCAGAGGCCAAGGATGCGCAGGAGGTCATCGTCCAGAAGCCGAGAACGGCGGACCTCACGCGCCTGATGGCCGATCTGGAGAACCTTGTCGTCGAGACGGATACGCCGGCGAAGGTGGTGGTGAACGAGCGAACCGGAACGATCGTTATCGGTGCCGATGTGCGCGTGTCGCCGGTTGCCGTCAGCTATGGTACTTTGACTGTCCAGGTGACCGAGACACCGCAGATCATTCAGCCCGAGCCATTCTCGCGCGGCGTCACCGCGGTTCAGCCGCAGACCGATATCGCTGCGCAGAAGACGGGCGGCAAAGTGGCGCTGCTGAATGGGCCTGATCTCAGGACACTCGTGGCGGGTCTCAACAATATCGGCGTCAAGCCGGATGGCATCATTGCCATCCTCCAGGGCATCAAATCAGCCGGCGCGCTGCAAGCGGAGCTCGTCCTGCAATGA
- a CDS encoding MotE family protein, whose translation MMKNMTASDLLRRLALPAMAVGALSIPGAFAQEQPAPKGEMTSQEEIKQFCTNIADPARDQRYLLQKQELEKLRTDVDSRIAEMNKRKEEYQDWLKRRDDFLKQAEAGLTDIYKKMKPEAAASQLQEVKIEVAAAVIMRLNATQSSLILNEMDPQKAAIIANIIASASDPNTSKDPS comes from the coding sequence ATGATGAAGAACATGACTGCATCTGACTTGCTTCGGCGACTTGCCCTCCCTGCGATGGCCGTGGGGGCGCTGTCCATCCCCGGCGCCTTTGCGCAGGAGCAGCCGGCGCCGAAGGGTGAAATGACCTCGCAGGAGGAGATCAAGCAGTTCTGCACGAACATTGCCGATCCCGCTCGCGACCAGCGCTATCTCCTGCAGAAGCAGGAACTCGAGAAGCTTCGCACCGACGTCGATTCCCGCATCGCGGAAATGAACAAGCGCAAGGAGGAATATCAGGACTGGCTGAAGCGCCGTGATGATTTCCTCAAACAGGCCGAAGCGGGCCTCACCGATATCTATAAGAAAATGAAGCCGGAAGCGGCCGCATCGCAGCTGCAAGAGGTCAAGATCGAAGTGGCGGCAGCCGTCATCATGCGGCTGAACGCCACGCAATCGAGCCTGATCCTCAACGAGATGGATCCGCAGAAGGCTGCGATCATCGCCAACATCATCGCCAGCGCGTCCGATCCCAATACGTCGAAGGATCCCTCATGA